The sequence CCCGGCGGAGGCGCCGGTTCATCCCACCCGGCCGTATCTCTATGTTCCCTGCGCGGAGGAGGCGGCCGTCTACAAGGTCGATCTCGGCTCCTGGAAGGTGGAGAAAATCATCCCGGTCGGGCCAGGACCGGTCGGGATCGCGTACGGCGCCGACGGACGGTACGCGTATGTGACCCTGAGTCGGGAGCAGCCCACGGGACGGGTCGTCGTGATCGACACGGAAACCGACACGGTCCGGACCACCTTCCCGGTCGGCAAGTCCCCTCGCGGCCTCGCCGTGCTCTTCGGAAAAAACCAGGGATGGTAGAAGGCGCGGTTTGAACGGGGCGGCGGTCAGGGTCGTTTAGGCTCGACCGGCCGGAAGACCCGGTCTTCAAGAACCGCCAGGAGCTTGGGAAGCGTCTCGGGGTGAAGGGCCGAGATCGAGACGGCGTCATAGCGCCGGCAGACGTCCTTGACGATCTGCGGATCGACCCGGTCTTCCTTGTTGAACACCACCAGACGGGGAATTTGATCCAGCGAAAGCTGCCTCAGCAGTTTGACCACGTCCTCGATCTGCTCCTCGAACCGGGGATTGCCGATGTCGACCACATGGAGCAGGAGATGGGCGTCCCGCAGCTCGTCCAACGTCGGCGCAAAGGCGCCCATCAGGTCCTCCGGCAGCTCGCGGATGAAGCCGACCGTGTCGGTGATGATGACCTCCCGCTCCCGGGGAAAACGCAGGCGGCGGCTGGCGGTGTCGAGCGTGGCGAACAGGAGGTCGTCCGTCAGCACCTCGCTGCGGGTGAGCGCGTTCAGCAAGGTCGATTTCCCCGCGTTGGTATATCCCACGATCGAGACGATCGGGATCCCGCTCTTCACCCGGGACGACCGCCGTTCCGTCCTGGCCCGGCTGAGCATCTGGAGTTCCTTCTCCAGGCGGCTGATCCGATCCCGCGCGCGCCGTCGGTCGACCTCCAGCCTCGTTTCGCCCGGACCGCGTCCGCCGATCCCCCCGGTGAGCCTGGAGAGCGACGTGCTCCGCTCCGACAGGCGGGGCAGCCGGTATTTCAACTGGGCCAGCTCGACCTGGACCTTCCCGTCCCGGCTGTGCGCGCGCCGCGCGAAAATGTCCAGGATCAGCTGGGTCCGGTCGATCACCTTCATCTCGGTCATCTCGCCGATCGCCTTGTTTTGAAGCGGGGTGAGGTTCTGATCGAAAACGATCAACTCGGCCCCTTGCTGATAGGCCTTCATGATCAGCTCCTTTATTTTCCCCTCCCCCATGAGAT is a genomic window of Nitrospiria bacterium containing:
- the hflX gene encoding GTPase HflX, which produces ASASTRNRLDQEESMEELAELARTDQLVVVDTVTQRPKTLHPKYLMGEGKIKELIMKAYQQGAELIVFDQNLTPLQNKAIGEMTEMKVIDRTQLILDIFARRAHSRDGKVQVELAQLKYRLPRLSERSTSLSRLTGGIGGRGPGETRLEVDRRRARDRISRLEKELQMLSRARTERRSSRVKSGIPIVSIVGYTNAGKSTLLNALTRSEVLTDDLLFATLDTASRRLRFPREREVIITDTVGFIRELPEDLMGAFAPTLDELRDAHLLLHVVDIGNPRFEEQIEDVVKLLRQLSLDQIPRLVVFNKEDRVDPQIVKDVCRRYDAVSISALHPETLPKLLAVLEDRVFRPVEPKRP